In Arthrobacter sp. StoSoilB5, one genomic interval encodes:
- a CDS encoding xanthine dehydrogenase family protein molybdopterin-binding subunit, with protein sequence MTDAATPVAIADQPIVGRNLPRLDATAKVTGRAVYTVDVEKPGMLHAKVLRSPHAHARILSIDASAARSMAGVTAVVTRDEIQGLNCYGTYVKDQPIVASDSVRYVGDVVAAVAAEDERTAFAALDLIRVSYELLPAVFDPQAALDPSAPLIFPEEPFAAFPDYGDGASGTALSGHNVSYEFRYQTGPENAWTECDYIFEDTFTFSRMNHMHLEPFATVAVATSEEIEVWTSTQSPFPMRQELAKIFGLAENRIRVNVPLLGGAFGAKNGPKTEPIAIRLSQLSGGRPVRYSMATEEVFLTLSQHDAVLTVKSGLKADGEFVARQSRVLLNGGAYADASPLVAEKAGYRMPGAYRWKRIDSVCQAVITNTVPAGAFRGFGATQATWASERQVDLIAERLGLDPLELRLKNVKNLGEDFVPGETPIDSDLKHGLNLVADAIGYRNRDRSGNRGMGVAIGLKDGGGVNKPAQARVKVTANGDVVLNCGLTEMGQGGHSALCQIVAEVLACDPQRVKYAPIDTDNTPFDQGTNASSGIAVMGQAVLQAAERVRNSVLDFAAENMDLDRESIRLVNWQIIDSDGKTHPLSPHIMHSFGGTGFEFTADGYFKVRGSLRAPLEAPCVFWEIGWAAAEVSVDPETGKVELLQLVVSGDAGKVVNKLGCRGQDEGAAVFGLAQALFEEMRYNDDGQLLNAEALLYRVPLAEDIPRRFSSITQEQGHGAGPFGAKGMGEGGMLPIAPAIAQAIADATGGQLTSLPMTPERVYNAVRVAQAHQRRG encoded by the coding sequence ATGACCGACGCCGCCACTCCTGTCGCCATTGCAGACCAGCCGATCGTTGGACGCAACCTCCCGCGGCTCGACGCCACAGCAAAAGTCACCGGACGCGCCGTCTACACAGTGGACGTCGAAAAGCCTGGAATGCTCCACGCCAAGGTACTGCGTAGTCCGCATGCGCATGCCCGGATCCTCAGCATCGATGCTTCGGCGGCCAGATCCATGGCAGGAGTCACCGCCGTCGTCACCCGCGACGAAATCCAGGGACTAAACTGCTACGGCACATACGTCAAAGACCAGCCAATCGTGGCCAGCGACTCGGTCCGCTACGTGGGCGACGTCGTTGCTGCCGTGGCAGCCGAGGATGAACGCACCGCGTTCGCCGCACTGGATCTGATTCGTGTCAGCTACGAACTGCTCCCGGCGGTCTTCGACCCACAAGCAGCGCTGGATCCTTCCGCACCCCTGATTTTCCCCGAAGAGCCATTCGCTGCCTTTCCCGACTATGGCGACGGTGCCTCGGGAACGGCGCTCAGCGGCCACAATGTCAGCTATGAATTCCGCTACCAAACGGGACCGGAGAATGCCTGGACGGAATGCGACTACATCTTCGAGGACACCTTCACCTTCTCCCGCATGAACCACATGCACCTTGAGCCGTTTGCGACTGTTGCCGTGGCCACGTCCGAGGAGATCGAGGTGTGGACGTCCACCCAAAGTCCCTTCCCGATGCGCCAGGAGCTGGCGAAGATATTCGGGCTGGCGGAAAACCGCATCCGGGTGAACGTTCCGCTCTTGGGAGGGGCTTTCGGCGCCAAGAACGGCCCAAAAACTGAGCCGATCGCCATTCGGCTCTCACAACTCTCGGGTGGTCGGCCGGTTCGTTACAGCATGGCCACGGAGGAAGTCTTCCTGACATTGAGCCAGCATGACGCGGTTCTCACGGTGAAATCCGGGCTGAAGGCAGACGGGGAATTCGTCGCCCGCCAATCACGCGTGCTGCTCAACGGTGGCGCCTATGCGGACGCCAGTCCGCTCGTGGCCGAAAAGGCGGGATATCGGATGCCGGGGGCCTACCGCTGGAAGCGGATCGATTCAGTCTGCCAAGCCGTCATCACCAATACCGTGCCGGCCGGCGCTTTCCGTGGTTTTGGTGCAACTCAGGCCACTTGGGCCAGCGAGAGGCAGGTGGACCTCATTGCTGAGCGGCTGGGCCTGGACCCGCTGGAGCTTCGGCTCAAGAACGTGAAAAATCTGGGCGAGGATTTCGTTCCCGGAGAAACACCCATCGACTCGGACCTCAAGCATGGCCTGAATCTCGTGGCAGATGCGATCGGTTACCGCAACCGTGACCGTTCGGGTAACCGCGGCATGGGCGTTGCGATTGGTCTGAAAGATGGCGGCGGCGTGAACAAGCCCGCCCAGGCGCGGGTCAAAGTGACGGCCAACGGTGATGTGGTGCTGAATTGCGGTCTGACGGAGATGGGGCAAGGAGGTCATTCAGCCCTCTGCCAAATTGTCGCGGAGGTGCTTGCGTGTGATCCGCAGCGGGTCAAATACGCACCGATTGACACGGACAATACTCCTTTCGACCAAGGTACGAACGCGTCCTCGGGCATCGCAGTGATGGGTCAGGCGGTACTCCAAGCCGCTGAACGGGTTAGGAACTCCGTGCTGGACTTCGCGGCCGAAAACATGGATTTGGACCGCGAATCGATCCGCCTCGTCAACTGGCAAATCATTGACTCTGACGGCAAAACCCATCCGCTTTCGCCCCATATCATGCACAGTTTTGGCGGAACAGGCTTCGAGTTCACCGCGGACGGATACTTCAAGGTCCGTGGCTCCCTCCGTGCACCGCTGGAGGCACCATGCGTGTTCTGGGAGATCGGCTGGGCCGCTGCCGAAGTGTCCGTCGATCCGGAAACCGGCAAAGTGGAGCTGTTGCAGCTGGTGGTAAGCGGGGACGCCGGCAAGGTTGTGAACAAGCTGGGTTGCCGCGGCCAGGACGAGGGAGCGGCGGTCTTCGGACTGGCGCAAGCCCTTTTTGAGGAAATGCGATACAACGACGACGGCCAGCTGCTTAACGCCGAGGCGCTCCTATATCGTGTCCCATTGGCCGAGGACATCCCGCGTAGGTTTTCTTCCATTACCCAGGAACAGGGCCACGGTGCGGGCCCGTTTGGGGCCAAGGGGATGGGCGAGGGTGGCATGTTGCCGATTGCTCCGGCGATTGCCCAGGCTATCGCCGACGCCACCGGGGGCCAGCTCACCTCCCTGCCCATGACGCCGGAACGTGTCTACAACGCTGTCCGCGTTGCGCAGGCCCACCAGAGGCGGGGCTGA
- a CDS encoding MFS transporter, protein MSGAVARPAGTSSPRKVALASIIGTTIEWYDFFIYSTAAVLVFNQHFFPGFDPATGTLLAFSTFAAGFVARPVGAIVFGHFGDRIGRKPMMVITILIMGAATVLIGLLPTYATIGFFAPALLVALRLTQGFALGGEWGGAVLMATEHSPEGRRGFFGSWPQAGVAVGLILAMTVYLPLAEMPTDGFMAWGWRVPFLLSAVLVITGLIIRARVAESPEFDRVKDAHAVVRIPIVEVLRTHPKQVLLVAGASLSPGIFFYLLTVYNFVYAKEPGALSQNSMLILVIVTSAVGFVVTPIAGMLSDRFGRQRIYLIGLGLIGILAFPLYWALDSGIYAFIAVLYVASTIAVYIPWALQPAYFSDAFDARVRYSGLSLATTLGNLFGSAIAPLIAGLLMTATHASVSTSLYVFVAGGMSFACAVLLGRANRKKAQGSGDPSKKTMPTATGTRTNA, encoded by the coding sequence ATGAGTGGTGCAGTCGCACGACCAGCGGGCACAAGTTCGCCGCGGAAGGTCGCCCTAGCGAGCATCATCGGCACAACCATCGAGTGGTACGACTTCTTCATCTACAGCACCGCTGCGGTGCTCGTCTTCAATCAGCACTTCTTCCCCGGCTTCGATCCTGCGACCGGAACTTTGCTTGCTTTCTCGACCTTCGCTGCCGGTTTCGTCGCCCGTCCGGTCGGTGCAATCGTGTTCGGCCACTTTGGGGACAGGATTGGCCGAAAGCCGATGATGGTCATCACGATCCTGATCATGGGCGCCGCCACCGTATTGATCGGCTTATTGCCGACCTATGCCACGATAGGTTTCTTCGCCCCCGCGCTGCTGGTGGCGTTGCGCCTGACGCAGGGATTCGCGCTCGGTGGGGAATGGGGCGGTGCCGTGCTCATGGCTACCGAACATTCCCCGGAAGGCCGGCGCGGATTCTTCGGTAGCTGGCCGCAGGCGGGTGTGGCCGTCGGGCTGATCCTGGCTATGACCGTCTACTTGCCGCTGGCTGAGATGCCCACTGATGGCTTCATGGCCTGGGGGTGGCGTGTCCCGTTCCTGCTCAGCGCGGTACTTGTCATTACTGGCCTCATCATCCGGGCCCGGGTTGCAGAGAGCCCGGAGTTCGACCGGGTCAAGGACGCCCACGCTGTAGTGCGCATCCCCATCGTCGAAGTTCTTCGTACGCACCCCAAGCAGGTGCTGCTTGTCGCCGGCGCAAGCCTGTCGCCAGGCATCTTCTTCTACCTGCTCACCGTGTACAACTTTGTGTACGCCAAGGAGCCCGGAGCTTTGAGTCAAAACTCCATGCTGATTCTGGTGATTGTCACCTCGGCAGTGGGATTCGTCGTCACCCCGATCGCCGGCATGCTCTCGGACAGGTTCGGTCGTCAGCGGATCTACCTGATAGGTCTTGGCCTCATCGGCATCCTGGCCTTCCCTCTCTACTGGGCGCTCGACTCAGGCATCTATGCCTTCATTGCAGTCTTGTATGTCGCCTCGACCATAGCCGTCTATATCCCGTGGGCACTGCAGCCCGCATATTTCTCCGATGCCTTTGATGCGAGGGTCCGCTACAGCGGATTGTCACTGGCAACCACCCTCGGCAACCTCTTCGGCAGTGCCATCGCACCACTGATAGCAGGGTTGCTGATGACCGCAACGCACGCCTCGGTATCCACTTCGCTCTACGTCTTTGTCGCTGGCGGCATGTCCTTCGCGTGTGCCGTTTTGCTCGGAAGGGCGAACCGGAAAAAGGCGCAGGGTAGTGGCGATCCCAGCAAGAAGACCATGCCAACTGCAACAGGCACCAGAACCAACGCATAA
- a CDS encoding FAD binding domain-containing protein → MRAQKLGAGLIAQNQSALPPFILYRPTSLAEAAALTQEHPEAVIAAGCSDLVAQFREGCEPGVLISLQHVDELRAISQERGVLRIGSLVTHHGGSTSPEILSSLPALAAAWGSIATVRIRYRGTLGGNLLARRFRYELPIIFSALDGHMHFQAGEDLATLPVSSLWDSDAGISGILTSVSVETGTLLWYGYERSMRPVSTVSLAVRKHAVAGLAITAVCGSEYRRPFVLSHAAEASTIAELDADFVGTALAAQLPDEAGDYAGTIAYRRHLVSVLTRRLLARATGNQKK, encoded by the coding sequence TTGCGTGCCCAAAAGTTGGGGGCAGGGTTGATAGCCCAGAACCAGTCCGCACTGCCTCCATTCATCCTGTATCGGCCTACTTCCCTGGCCGAAGCTGCGGCTCTCACTCAAGAACACCCCGAGGCGGTGATTGCGGCAGGTTGTTCGGATCTGGTGGCTCAGTTTCGCGAAGGGTGTGAACCCGGCGTCCTGATCTCCCTGCAGCACGTCGACGAATTGCGCGCCATTTCCCAAGAGCGCGGAGTCTTGCGGATCGGCTCCTTGGTCACTCACCACGGCGGGAGCACGAGCCCGGAAATCCTTTCGTCGTTGCCCGCCCTGGCAGCTGCCTGGGGATCGATAGCCACTGTTCGTATCCGCTACCGCGGCACTCTCGGCGGCAACCTTCTTGCACGCCGATTCCGGTACGAGCTGCCGATCATTTTCTCGGCCCTTGACGGGCACATGCATTTTCAGGCCGGCGAAGACCTCGCCACCCTTCCCGTGTCATCCCTGTGGGACAGTGACGCCGGGATCTCCGGCATCTTGACCTCTGTGTCAGTAGAGACAGGAACACTGCTGTGGTACGGCTATGAGCGCTCCATGCGTCCAGTGAGCACGGTGTCGCTCGCAGTGCGCAAGCATGCAGTGGCGGGACTAGCCATCACGGCTGTCTGCGGCAGCGAGTACCGGCGGCCGTTCGTGCTGTCACATGCTGCCGAGGCATCCACCATTGCCGAGTTGGATGCGGACTTCGTGGGCACCGCGCTCGCGGCTCAGCTGCCGGACGAGGCTGGAGACTACGCAGGAACGATCGCCTACCGGCGCCATCTGGTGAGCGTACTCACCCGCCGCCTTCTTGCCAGGGCGACCGGAAACCAAAAGAAATGA
- a CDS encoding VOC family protein — MTTSIFVNLPVSDLEASKAFYTALGYSINPNFTDETAACVVFSDTIYAMLLTHAKFSEFTKQPIADTQNSTAAIVAISADSREAVDALATKALEAGGSETYDPQDLGFMYSRAFRDLDGHHWEVLWMDEAAAQSGPPEH, encoded by the coding sequence ATGACTACCTCCATTTTCGTCAACCTGCCAGTCAGCGACCTCGAGGCGTCCAAGGCCTTCTATACGGCCCTCGGCTACTCCATCAACCCGAACTTCACTGATGAGACGGCTGCATGCGTCGTCTTCAGCGACACCATCTACGCCATGCTCCTGACCCACGCCAAGTTCAGCGAGTTCACCAAGCAGCCAATCGCGGACACCCAAAACTCGACGGCGGCGATCGTCGCCATTTCGGCCGACAGCCGCGAAGCCGTGGACGCCCTGGCCACCAAGGCACTCGAAGCGGGCGGGTCAGAGACCTACGATCCCCAGGACCTCGGGTTCATGTACAGCCGGGCGTTCCGCGATCTCGATGGCCACCATTGGGAAGTCCTGTGGATGGATGAAGCCGCAGCCCAGTCTGGCCCGCCGGAGCACTAA
- a CDS encoding XdhC family protein, with translation MREVLEVLEEALRDNSRVALATVVRTEGSAPRAVGTSMVVSDEGTPVGSVSGGCVEASVLESAADVLASGVPELHRFGITDDDGLAIGLTCGGSIEIFIQPYAPASCPEFVELLRARRENLPCAMVTVFDGPADLVGHSELVLQDAEITGLSVGSTLPFATVSAANDAVQQAIASGTTLPVTFATTGTAGSVSLLIDVYRPPRRLLIFGAIDFSASLAHLGSFLGFHVTVCDARAVFATAARIPGAHEIVVDQPDRYLRQEIARGALARDAVICVLTHDPKFDVPVLDAALRHGFAYIGAMGSRRTDRDRRDRLVGLGHTDATLASLRSPIGLDLSAGTASETAVSIMAEVIAAKGNASGLPLSQISHPIHRGALRGETSPSRPDGRSHDFSCA, from the coding sequence ATGCGGGAGGTGCTGGAGGTCCTTGAGGAGGCGCTGCGGGACAACTCCCGCGTTGCGTTGGCTACCGTGGTCCGCACGGAAGGCTCTGCCCCACGGGCCGTTGGAACATCCATGGTGGTCAGCGACGAAGGCACGCCCGTCGGCTCCGTTTCGGGTGGTTGCGTAGAGGCAAGTGTGTTGGAATCCGCCGCGGACGTGCTGGCCTCGGGCGTGCCCGAACTACACCGTTTTGGCATAACTGACGACGACGGTTTAGCCATCGGCCTGACTTGCGGGGGCAGCATTGAGATCTTCATCCAACCGTACGCGCCAGCCTCATGCCCGGAATTTGTCGAACTCCTGCGGGCGCGGAGGGAAAATCTGCCCTGCGCCATGGTCACGGTTTTCGACGGACCAGCTGATCTCGTCGGCCACTCGGAGTTGGTTTTACAGGATGCAGAAATCACCGGGCTGTCCGTCGGGAGTACCCTTCCGTTCGCAACTGTCAGCGCGGCCAACGATGCGGTGCAGCAAGCCATAGCCTCCGGAACTACGTTGCCGGTCACGTTCGCCACGACCGGCACTGCAGGATCAGTGTCTTTGTTGATCGATGTCTACCGTCCGCCCCGCCGGCTGCTGATCTTCGGCGCCATCGATTTCTCCGCCTCCCTTGCCCATCTAGGGTCTTTTCTTGGTTTCCATGTCACCGTGTGCGATGCTCGGGCTGTCTTCGCCACAGCTGCGCGGATCCCAGGGGCGCACGAGATCGTAGTTGACCAACCAGACCGCTACCTTCGGCAGGAAATCGCACGGGGAGCGCTTGCACGGGATGCCGTCATCTGCGTGTTGACCCATGATCCCAAGTTCGATGTTCCGGTCCTTGATGCAGCACTCAGACATGGATTCGCCTACATCGGTGCCATGGGCTCCCGTCGAACTGACCGCGACCGCCGGGACCGGTTGGTTGGATTGGGCCACACGGACGCGACTCTGGCATCGCTCCGGTCCCCGATCGGCTTGGATCTCTCCGCTGGCACGGCCAGCGAAACCGCAGTTTCCATCATGGCAGAGGTGATCGCGGCCAAGGGGAATGCCTCCGGCCTTCCCCTGAGCCAAATCAGTCATCCCATCCACCGGGGCGCCCTACGCGGGGAGACCAGCCCCAGCCGGCCGGATGGACGCAGTCACGACTTCAGCTGCGCATGA
- a CDS encoding DUF1304 domain-containing protein codes for MILASLIFALVAALLHVYIFTMESITWTKPATWKRFSLTSQADAETTKPLAYNQGFYNLFLAIGALVGIIAVWAGSPQVGWTLVFSCCGSMLLAALVLAASGKKYLRAAALQGTTPLLAVVLGVLAVTLR; via the coding sequence ATGATCCTGGCCTCCCTGATTTTTGCCCTGGTTGCGGCGTTGCTGCACGTTTACATCTTCACCATGGAGTCCATCACTTGGACCAAGCCAGCCACGTGGAAGCGCTTCAGCCTCACGTCGCAGGCAGACGCCGAAACCACCAAACCACTCGCCTATAACCAGGGCTTCTACAACCTGTTCCTTGCCATCGGCGCGCTGGTCGGCATCATCGCCGTCTGGGCTGGTTCGCCTCAGGTCGGCTGGACCCTCGTGTTCAGCTGCTGCGGCTCCATGCTCCTTGCCGCTCTGGTGCTCGCTGCGAGCGGTAAAAAGTACCTCCGCGCTGCGGCTCTCCAAGGCACCACGCCGTTGCTCGCCGTCGTACTTGGCGTGCTGGCCGTGACGCTGCGCTAA
- a CDS encoding (2Fe-2S)-binding protein, with amino-acid sequence MSLDSQDPRAAGSDEPTVELEFELNGSVEKQAVPTSTTVLDLLRNGFGKRGVRSSCERSVCGACTVLVDDLPVAACSTFAFDIDGTRVETVEGLAAHDGTLSAQQRAFRECGGFQCGFCTSGMLMLTTGLLRANPQPDREEIREWISSNTCRCTGYEMILESVERAAELAREREPDEESS; translated from the coding sequence ATGAGCCTCGACTCACAAGATCCCCGAGCCGCCGGCAGCGACGAGCCCACCGTTGAGCTTGAATTTGAGCTGAACGGAAGCGTGGAAAAACAGGCCGTCCCCACGAGCACCACCGTCCTGGACCTGCTCCGAAACGGCTTCGGTAAACGCGGCGTACGCAGTTCATGTGAGCGCAGTGTCTGCGGTGCTTGCACTGTGCTCGTGGATGATCTTCCTGTGGCTGCCTGTTCCACGTTTGCCTTCGATATTGACGGTACACGCGTTGAAACAGTTGAGGGTTTGGCTGCCCACGACGGGACACTGAGCGCCCAGCAGCGCGCGTTCCGGGAGTGTGGCGGCTTCCAATGCGGCTTCTGTACGTCCGGCATGTTGATGCTGACCACCGGGCTGCTTCGTGCAAATCCGCAGCCGGATCGGGAGGAGATCCGGGAATGGATAAGTTCGAACACCTGCCGCTGCACCGGCTACGAGATGATCCTGGAATCCGTGGAGCGGGCCGCCGAACTAGCCCGGGAGCGAGAGCCGGACGAGGAGTCCTCATGA
- a CDS encoding class II fructose-bisphosphate aldolase, whose amino-acid sequence MRAKLDHLVASALASGSAVPAFTCYDFTTALAVVSAAEEARLGVILLVPPKTASTPNGLRLIAALRGLADDASVPVPVQLDHASDLQVIRDSVAAGADAVLADGSSLPFEDNIALVREVRAALDAQGASDVVIEAELGGLAGDEDKAFGAEDSAHDAGTSVAGLTNPAQVAEFVERTGAQLLAIAVGNVHGKYKGEPNIRWDVLQEVAARTDVPLVLHGASGIPADELAKAPSMQVGKVNFNTELRTGILATLEAETAAHRADGENLQGLLARWKGSAWSFAGATLAMLSA is encoded by the coding sequence ATGCGCGCCAAACTCGACCACCTCGTTGCTTCCGCACTTGCCTCCGGATCCGCTGTTCCGGCCTTCACCTGCTACGACTTCACCACGGCTCTGGCCGTTGTTTCGGCGGCAGAAGAAGCCCGGCTCGGCGTAATCCTGCTTGTGCCTCCCAAGACGGCTTCCACCCCCAACGGACTTCGCCTTATTGCAGCCCTGCGCGGCTTGGCCGATGACGCCAGCGTCCCAGTCCCGGTCCAGCTGGACCATGCCTCGGACCTGCAGGTCATCCGCGACTCCGTGGCTGCCGGCGCCGATGCCGTGCTGGCTGATGGTTCGTCCTTACCGTTCGAGGACAACATCGCCTTGGTTCGCGAAGTCCGTGCTGCGCTGGATGCGCAAGGTGCGTCCGACGTCGTGATCGAGGCAGAGCTGGGCGGCCTGGCGGGTGACGAGGACAAGGCGTTCGGTGCTGAAGATTCAGCGCACGACGCCGGCACTTCAGTTGCGGGACTCACGAACCCCGCGCAGGTGGCCGAATTCGTTGAGCGTACCGGCGCGCAACTCCTGGCTATCGCCGTGGGGAACGTGCACGGAAAGTACAAGGGAGAACCCAACATCCGCTGGGACGTGCTGCAGGAAGTTGCAGCACGGACCGACGTTCCGCTGGTGCTCCATGGCGCGTCCGGAATCCCGGCCGACGAGCTCGCGAAGGCGCCCTCCATGCAGGTGGGCAAGGTGAACTTCAATACGGAGCTTCGCACTGGAATCCTTGCCACCCTCGAGGCCGAGACCGCTGCCCACCGGGCCGATGGCGAAAACCTCCAGGGTTTGCTGGCCCGCTGGAAGGGCTCTGCGTGGTCGTTCGCGGGCGCAACGCTGGCGATGCTGAGCGCCTGA
- a CDS encoding TauD/TfdA family dioxygenase has protein sequence MSSNESAFKTFTLERATPTIGAFIHGLDLREEITPECQEELRSAFLEHEVLFLRDQHIGPEDQIRFAKVFGDPQEVSAFFPSLPGNPYIEVLESRGRAAGTDVWHSDLTWQATPNSATCLHAQQIPPCGGDTLWASMTAAYDALPETMKDLIDGLEAVHDWEKELTAVVRQGENGEARYEETRRKYPPMTHPVVRKHPETGRKLVYVNELFTSRISGVPTQLSDSLRNMLTGLAKTPEYQVRFRWEPNSLVIWDNRSTQHYAVGDYNPHYRLMHRVTLRGDRPA, from the coding sequence ATGAGCAGCAACGAGTCAGCGTTCAAAACATTCACCCTGGAACGGGCAACACCTACCATCGGTGCCTTTATCCATGGGCTGGATCTTCGCGAGGAGATCACGCCTGAGTGCCAAGAAGAGCTGCGCTCAGCCTTCCTGGAACACGAGGTGTTGTTTCTTCGCGATCAGCACATCGGCCCAGAGGACCAGATCCGGTTCGCCAAAGTATTCGGTGACCCCCAGGAAGTAAGTGCGTTCTTCCCCTCGCTCCCTGGAAATCCGTACATCGAAGTACTTGAGTCCCGCGGGCGGGCTGCCGGAACCGACGTCTGGCACTCCGATCTGACGTGGCAGGCGACGCCCAATTCAGCGACTTGCCTCCATGCCCAGCAAATCCCACCCTGCGGCGGCGATACGCTTTGGGCCAGCATGACCGCCGCGTACGATGCACTGCCGGAAACGATGAAGGACCTCATTGACGGCCTTGAGGCTGTGCATGACTGGGAAAAGGAGCTCACAGCCGTTGTCCGCCAAGGCGAGAACGGCGAGGCTCGATACGAGGAAACCCGCCGCAAGTACCCACCCATGACCCACCCTGTGGTGCGCAAGCATCCGGAAACCGGCCGCAAGCTTGTCTATGTCAACGAACTGTTCACCTCCCGCATCTCCGGAGTTCCTACGCAGCTCAGCGACTCCTTGCGAAACATGCTCACCGGGCTGGCAAAGACGCCTGAATACCAAGTCCGATTCCGCTGGGAGCCCAACTCGCTGGTGATCTGGGATAACCGATCGACGCAACACTATGCCGTGGGCGATTACAACCCGCACTACAGGCTCATGCACCGCGTAACTCTCCGGGGCGATCGCCCGGCGTAA
- a CDS encoding GntP family transporter: protein MNPLINSLMVRAADAPAIKPAVELGTPLLLTIAAAGIALLLVLIIRFKIQAFVALLAVSILVGVAAQIPLKDIFTVVANGVGSTMGKVALLIALGAILGRMIEVSGGVQSLASHFTEKLGAKRVAIALTAVGFLVAIPVFFEVGVIVLVPIVYAFAKIANVHPIKFGLPMAGIMLSIHVAVPPHPGIVAGAGVFGADIGLITLISLIICVPLGFLSYWVASIMNRKDYELLPGVKAQVDEFGSADSLVHVGSNGPGARAIAPPRPGLIMFLIAAPIVQILVGTLGTLTLAKDNYLYGVAAFVGNPFFALLVAVALSFFLLAVRRNWSLKETGEIFEGALPPIASILMVVAAGGVFGEVLRTSGIGAALSHTLDSLGLPVIVLGFIISLALRAAQGSATVAIVTTTGLLTSAVMEGGYTPAQIAVIVIAIGFGALGLSHVTDAGFWTVIRYYGLTVTDGLKTWTVLTTILGLAGFALTYVAWILVGGLAH, encoded by the coding sequence ATGAATCCCCTCATCAACTCCTTGATGGTCCGGGCTGCTGATGCCCCCGCTATCAAACCGGCAGTGGAACTGGGAACACCCCTGTTGCTGACCATTGCGGCCGCGGGCATTGCCCTGCTGCTGGTGCTGATCATCCGCTTCAAGATCCAGGCCTTTGTTGCACTGTTGGCCGTCAGCATCCTGGTGGGCGTCGCAGCCCAGATCCCGCTCAAGGACATCTTCACTGTGGTGGCCAACGGCGTTGGCAGCACCATGGGCAAGGTCGCTTTGTTGATTGCCCTCGGAGCCATTCTTGGCCGCATGATCGAGGTCTCCGGCGGCGTGCAGTCGCTGGCCAGCCACTTCACTGAGAAGCTCGGTGCAAAGCGTGTCGCCATCGCCTTGACGGCCGTGGGCTTCCTGGTTGCTATCCCCGTGTTCTTTGAGGTCGGCGTTATCGTCCTCGTGCCGATCGTCTACGCTTTCGCCAAGATCGCCAACGTTCACCCGATCAAGTTCGGCTTGCCCATGGCTGGCATCATGCTGTCTATCCATGTGGCCGTCCCGCCGCACCCGGGCATTGTTGCAGGCGCCGGCGTCTTTGGCGCCGACATTGGACTGATCACCCTGATCTCGCTGATCATCTGCGTGCCCCTCGGTTTCCTGTCCTACTGGGTTGCCAGCATCATGAACCGCAAGGACTACGAACTGCTCCCCGGCGTCAAGGCGCAGGTGGACGAGTTCGGTTCGGCTGATTCGCTGGTGCACGTTGGCTCTAACGGTCCCGGCGCCCGCGCAATCGCCCCTCCGCGTCCCGGCCTGATCATGTTCCTGATCGCTGCTCCGATCGTCCAGATACTCGTCGGCACCTTGGGGACGCTGACTCTCGCCAAGGACAACTACTTGTATGGCGTGGCCGCGTTCGTTGGCAACCCGTTCTTCGCACTGCTCGTGGCTGTAGCCCTCTCCTTCTTCCTGCTGGCGGTTCGTCGCAACTGGTCCCTCAAGGAAACCGGCGAGATCTTCGAAGGCGCGCTTCCTCCCATTGCGTCCATCCTCATGGTGGTCGCCGCGGGAGGCGTGTTCGGTGAAGTCCTCCGCACCTCCGGCATCGGCGCCGCACTGTCCCACACCCTGGACAGCCTCGGACTGCCGGTGATCGTGCTCGGGTTCATCATCTCCCTGGCACTCCGGGCCGCCCAAGGTTCGGCCACAGTTGCGATTGTCACGACCACCGGCCTGCTCACCTCCGCCGTGATGGAAGGCGGCTACACTCCCGCCCAGATCGCCGTGATCGTGATCGCCATTGGATTCGGCGCGCTGGGGCTGTCCCACGTGACGGATGCAGGTTTCTGGACCGTCATCCGCTACTACGGGCTCACTGTCACGGACGGCCTCAAGACCTGGACCGTCCTCACCACCATCCTCGGCCTGGCTGGCTTCGCACTCACCTACGTCGCGTGGATCCTGGTGGGAGGACTGGCCCACTAA